From a single Herpetosiphonaceae bacterium genomic region:
- a CDS encoding acyl-CoA dehydrogenase family protein translates to MDFTANYDMFLGEEHEMLRQTVRQFAEREVLPHIRAWDRQGAREDGDMSHVRPILNRMGELGFLGICIPEKYGGAGMDYLSLAVVCEELERVDTFLRVVLSVHTGLNSMALLQWGTEEQKQKYLKPQAQGTKLAAYCLTEPNAGTDVAGMQSTARLEGDHYILNGEKTWISLSDVADHFLVVAYTDKAKKHKGMTAFIVERAFEGVSSHPIHGKLGVRAGNTGSVVFQDVRVPAANRLGEEGEGFKIAMSALDNGRYTVAAGATGLIQAALEASIKYAQERETFGHPIADHQLVKRMISHMVRKLDTSRLLVYRAGWMKNQGRRNTRETTLAKWHATVSSFESADDAIQVHGAYGFSDEYPVERFLRNSRGAVIYEGTRELQELLQADFAFGFRENRPLRKELPAYDPAEWSE, encoded by the coding sequence ATGGATTTCACTGCTAATTATGACATGTTCCTCGGCGAGGAGCATGAGATGTTACGGCAGACGGTGCGCCAGTTTGCCGAGCGCGAAGTGCTGCCGCATATTCGCGCGTGGGATCGCCAGGGCGCGCGCGAGGACGGCGACATGTCGCATGTGCGCCCGATCCTCAATCGCATGGGCGAGCTGGGCTTTTTGGGCATCTGCATTCCCGAAAAGTACGGCGGCGCAGGCATGGACTACCTCTCGCTGGCGGTGGTCTGCGAGGAGCTGGAGCGCGTCGATACGTTCCTGCGCGTGGTGCTAAGCGTCCATACCGGCCTGAACTCGATGGCGCTGCTTCAGTGGGGCACCGAGGAGCAGAAGCAGAAGTATCTCAAGCCGCAGGCGCAGGGCACGAAGCTGGCCGCGTACTGCCTGACGGAGCCCAACGCCGGAACCGATGTCGCAGGCATGCAGTCGACGGCGCGGCTGGAGGGCGATCACTACATCCTCAACGGCGAGAAAACCTGGATCTCGCTCTCCGATGTCGCCGATCATTTCCTGGTTGTGGCCTACACCGACAAGGCCAAGAAGCACAAAGGCATGACCGCCTTTATCGTCGAGCGGGCCTTCGAGGGCGTGTCGTCGCATCCGATCCACGGCAAGCTCGGCGTGCGCGCGGGCAACACCGGCAGCGTCGTCTTTCAGGATGTGCGCGTGCCTGCCGCGAATCGCCTGGGCGAGGAGGGCGAGGGCTTCAAGATCGCGATGTCGGCGCTCGACAACGGGCGCTACACCGTGGCGGCAGGCGCGACCGGCCTGATTCAGGCGGCGCTTGAGGCCAGCATCAAGTACGCCCAGGAGCGCGAGACGTTCGGCCATCCGATCGCCGATCACCAGCTTGTCAAGCGGATGATCTCGCACATGGTGCGCAAGCTCGACACGTCGCGGCTGCTGGTCTATCGCGCGGGCTGGATGAAGAACCAGGGTCGGCGCAACACGCGCGAGACGACGCTGGCGAAGTGGCACGCCACCGTCAGCTCGTTCGAGTCCGCCGACGACGCGATCCAGGTTCACGGCGCGTACGGCTTCTCCGACGAGTATCCGGTCGAGCGCTTCCTGCGCAACTCACGCGGCGCGGTGATCTACGAGGGTACCCGCGAGCTGCAAGAGCTGTTGCAGGCCGATTTCGCCTTCGGCTTCCGCGAGAACAGGCCGCTGCGCAAAGAGCTGCCAGCGTACGATCCCGCGGAGTGGAGCGAATAG
- a CDS encoding electron transfer flavoprotein subunit alpha/FixB family protein, which yields MANEIWFSVEAAGGDLTASTKELITKARELAEASGGQVAALILNPQAPQIADRVFAYGVSKAYVVEDAALEHYTTDAFVTAAAALIKEHQPRALLTSSSLQMRDFTAALAAELDTGLGPDCTNATVRDGQIVATRPSHGANVINTLGFNSDIAIISLRRQAAAEAQPASGGTGEIVRGQAPQTGARMKVVKVAEKTNAVNLADSQIIVSGGRGLGSPENYEKLIPALAQALNGAYGASRAIVDAGWVPYERQVGQTGKTVSPKLYVACGISGAIQHLAGMRNSGTIVAINKDPEAPIFKVATYGVVGDVNEILPALTDAVKQKTGR from the coding sequence ATGGCAAACGAAATCTGGTTTTCGGTCGAGGCGGCGGGCGGCGACCTGACGGCCTCGACCAAAGAGTTGATTACCAAGGCGCGTGAGCTGGCGGAGGCCAGCGGCGGTCAGGTCGCGGCGCTGATCCTCAATCCGCAGGCGCCGCAGATCGCCGATCGTGTCTTCGCGTATGGCGTGTCGAAGGCGTATGTCGTCGAGGATGCGGCGCTTGAGCACTACACGACGGATGCGTTCGTTACGGCGGCGGCGGCGCTGATCAAGGAGCATCAGCCCAGGGCGCTGCTGACCAGCTCTTCGCTTCAGATGCGCGATTTCACGGCGGCGCTGGCGGCGGAGCTTGATACCGGCCTCGGCCCCGACTGTACCAACGCGACGGTTCGCGACGGCCAGATCGTCGCAACGCGGCCATCGCACGGCGCGAATGTGATCAACACGCTGGGCTTCAACAGCGACATCGCGATCATTTCGCTGCGCCGCCAGGCTGCCGCCGAGGCACAGCCCGCGAGCGGCGGCACGGGCGAGATCGTGCGCGGCCAGGCGCCACAGACCGGCGCGCGCATGAAGGTGGTCAAGGTCGCGGAGAAGACCAACGCGGTCAACCTGGCCGACTCGCAGATCATTGTGTCGGGCGGGCGCGGCCTGGGCTCGCCCGAGAACTACGAGAAGCTGATCCCGGCGCTGGCGCAGGCGCTCAACGGCGCGTACGGCGCGTCGCGCGCGATTGTCGATGCGGGCTGGGTGCCCTACGAGCGGCAGGTGGGACAGACCGGCAAGACGGTTTCGCCGAAGCTCTACGTGGCGTGCGGCATCTCCGGCGCGATCCAGCATCTCGCGGGCATGCGCAACTCCGGCACGATCGTCGCGATCAACAAAGATCCGGAAGCGCCGATCTTCAAGGTGGCGACCTACGGCGTCGTGGGCGATGTCAACGAGATTCTGCCAGCGCTGACCGATGCGGTCAAGCAGAAGACCGGCAGGTAG
- a CDS encoding 3-hydroxybutyryl-CoA dehydrogenase, whose protein sequence is MEIKKVGVVGCGLMGAGIAQVCAQAGYQTIVRETEQVYLDHGLARIAGFLSKDVAKVRLSEDAKHAALSRLQGTTSLADLADCDLIVEAIVEQLDAKRALYQELDALCPPHTIFVSNTSSLTIIEMAAVKQRAERFAGLHFFNPVPVMKLVEVVRSILTSHETIDTLKDFGASLGKTVVEAKDRPGFIVNRLLVPFLLDAIRIYEQGLASREDIDAGMKLGCGHPMGPLTLLDFVGLDTTYYIANIMYDEFKDARFAPPPLLKRMVLAGHYGRKSGRGFYEYEE, encoded by the coding sequence ATGGAGATCAAGAAGGTTGGAGTGGTCGGTTGTGGGCTGATGGGCGCGGGAATCGCGCAGGTGTGCGCTCAAGCCGGCTATCAGACCATCGTGCGCGAAACCGAGCAGGTGTACCTCGACCACGGTCTGGCGCGGATCGCAGGCTTTCTGAGCAAGGACGTCGCCAAGGTCAGGCTCAGCGAAGATGCCAAACACGCGGCGCTCAGCCGCCTTCAGGGCACTACCTCGCTCGCCGATCTCGCCGACTGTGATCTGATCGTCGAGGCGATCGTCGAGCAGCTCGACGCCAAACGCGCGCTCTACCAGGAACTCGACGCGCTCTGTCCTCCGCATACGATCTTCGTCTCCAACACCTCGTCGCTCACGATCATCGAGATGGCTGCCGTCAAGCAGCGCGCCGAGCGCTTCGCCGGTCTGCATTTCTTCAATCCCGTACCCGTAATGAAGCTGGTCGAGGTTGTGCGCTCGATCCTTACCTCGCACGAGACGATCGACACGCTCAAAGATTTTGGCGCATCGCTCGGCAAGACGGTGGTCGAGGCTAAAGATCGGCCCGGCTTCATCGTCAACCGGCTGCTGGTGCCCTTCCTGCTCGACGCCATTCGCATCTACGAGCAGGGCCTTGCCTCGCGCGAGGACATCGACGCGGGCATGAAGCTCGGCTGCGGCCATCCGATGGGTCCGCTCACGCTGCTCGATTTCGTCGGCCTCGACACCACCTACTATATCGCAAATATCATGTACGATGAATTCAAAGACGCGCGCTTCGCGCCGCCGCCGCTGCTCAAGCGCATGGTGCTGGCCGGTCACTATGGTCGTAAGTCGGGCCGGGGCTTCTATGAGTATGAGGAATAG
- the sfsA gene encoding DNA/RNA nuclease SfsA, with protein MVAGVANLEGEALVVDHVRVPLVGGASLFDATFLARPNRFVVEAQLATGERIAAHCADRGRLVWLAPGLPLLVGHKPGAGRKTAYQVAAAWSGGAWSSLDTHLPNRLIEHALRSGALPQFRAYTTIKREARHGGSRFDFLLADGARQCYVEVKSVGHVCGGVARFPDAPTERGRRHLMELAALAAAGVRTAVIFVAQHANAMAVTPDRAIDPAFADALRDVTRAGVEVYAYGCPIERNGITLTQQIPCVVEE; from the coding sequence TTGGTCGCTGGAGTAGCCAATCTGGAAGGGGAAGCGTTGGTCGTGGATCATGTGCGCGTGCCGCTCGTCGGCGGCGCGTCCTTGTTCGATGCGACCTTTCTGGCACGGCCTAACCGCTTCGTCGTCGAGGCACAGCTTGCCACCGGAGAGCGAATCGCCGCGCACTGCGCCGATCGCGGGCGGCTCGTCTGGCTCGCGCCGGGTCTGCCGCTGCTGGTCGGCCACAAGCCGGGCGCTGGACGCAAAACCGCCTATCAGGTTGCGGCTGCCTGGTCCGGCGGCGCGTGGTCCTCGCTCGACACACATCTGCCCAACCGGCTGATCGAGCACGCGCTGCGCTCCGGCGCGCTGCCGCAGTTCCGGGCCTACACCACAATCAAGCGTGAGGCGCGGCATGGCGGCAGCCGCTTCGACTTTCTGCTGGCCGACGGCGCGCGGCAGTGCTATGTCGAGGTCAAAAGCGTTGGGCATGTGTGCGGTGGCGTGGCGCGCTTTCCTGACGCGCCGACCGAGCGCGGACGGCGGCATCTGATGGAGTTGGCGGCGCTGGCCGCTGCGGGCGTTCGCACCGCCGTGATCTTTGTCGCGCAGCACGCCAACGCAATGGCTGTCACGCCGGATCGGGCGATCGATCCGGCTTTTGCCGATGCGCTGCGCGACGTGACGCGGGCGGGCGTCGAAGTGTATGCCTACGGTTGTCCCATCGAGCGAAATGGCATAACATTAACGCAGCAGATCCCGTGTGTGGTCGAGGAGTGA
- a CDS encoding enoyl-CoA hydratase-related protein → MSYEYILLERDSPLAIISINRPKQLNALSQGVLGEIHAALEELAADDAIRAIILTGAGDRAFAAGADIGELAALESATQGRILATRSHDLGRTMADLDKPIIAAINGFALGGGLELALACDVRLASENAQVGLPEVTLGIMPGWGGTQRLPRLVGPGMAKLLMMTGERIDAAEALRIGIVERVYPQAELMDAAKQLAQKLASLPPLSIAAIKQAVNRGLNMALDDANMYEASLFAELAVTQDCKEGTRAFLEKRRPEWQGR, encoded by the coding sequence ATGAGCTACGAATATATCCTGCTTGAACGTGATAGCCCGTTGGCGATCATCTCGATCAACCGGCCCAAGCAGCTTAACGCGCTGAGCCAGGGCGTGCTGGGCGAGATCCACGCCGCGCTAGAAGAGCTTGCCGCCGACGATGCGATCCGCGCGATCATCCTGACCGGCGCGGGTGATCGGGCGTTTGCGGCGGGCGCGGACATCGGGGAGCTGGCGGCGCTTGAAAGCGCGACGCAGGGCCGCATCCTCGCCACGCGCTCGCACGATCTGGGCCGCACGATGGCCGATCTCGATAAGCCGATCATCGCCGCGATCAATGGCTTTGCGCTGGGCGGTGGCCTTGAGCTGGCGCTGGCCTGTGATGTTCGCCTTGCCAGCGAGAATGCCCAGGTGGGGCTGCCCGAAGTGACGCTGGGCATTATGCCGGGCTGGGGCGGCACGCAGCGGCTCCCGCGACTGGTTGGGCCGGGCATGGCGAAGCTGCTGATGATGACCGGCGAGCGGATCGACGCCGCCGAGGCGCTGCGCATCGGGATTGTCGAGCGCGTCTATCCGCAGGCAGAGCTGATGGATGCCGCGAAACAGCTTGCTCAAAAGCTGGCGAGTCTGCCGCCGCTCAGTATTGCCGCGATCAAGCAGGCCGTCAATCGTGGGCTGAACATGGCCCTGGACGACGCGAACATGTACGAGGCGTCGCTCTTCGCCGAGCTGGCGGTCACGCAGGATTGCAAAGAGGGCACGCGCGCGTTCCTCGAAAAGCGCAGGCCCGAATGGCAGGGGCGCTAG
- a CDS encoding S8 family peptidase — MKRFAGLFVSALMLSVGVLASAPAAASATFIPAPRNAIADQYIVVLKDGAGANAGSVAADVGAHPKYVYDAALNGFAATLSQGQLRALQKHPRVAYIEQDQEVSIEMTQPVSGGQWGLDRIDQPNLPLNGTYVFNTMASNVTVYLLDTGIYLNHWEFGGRAAIAYDVLGTPNPGGDCNGNGTYQAGVIGSGNYGVAKGVQLRAVRVLDCNGAGTISGVIAGMNWIAANAVSPAVVNVTLGMGGVNLSVNNATTNMVNAGRTVVVSAGSSNADACNYSPASASGVLTIAASLSNDNRASFSNYGPCVELYAPGGSITTTSNTGGTNTISGTSLAASHTSGVAALYLAYNPAATPAMVNNWIISNATPGVIIGNPPNTPNRLLFKSNL; from the coding sequence ATGAAACGCTTCGCAGGCTTGTTCGTATCCGCTCTGATGCTGTCGGTCGGCGTATTGGCGAGCGCTCCGGCGGCAGCGTCGGCAACATTCATCCCCGCTCCACGGAACGCCATCGCCGACCAGTACATCGTGGTGTTGAAGGATGGCGCAGGCGCTAACGCAGGATCGGTGGCGGCGGATGTTGGCGCCCATCCCAAGTACGTGTACGATGCCGCGCTGAATGGCTTCGCGGCGACGCTGAGCCAGGGCCAGTTGCGGGCGCTCCAGAAGCATCCGCGGGTCGCGTACATCGAGCAGGATCAGGAAGTTTCGATCGAGATGACCCAGCCGGTTAGCGGTGGTCAGTGGGGTCTGGACCGGATCGATCAGCCCAATCTGCCGCTCAACGGCACCTATGTGTTTAACACCATGGCGTCGAACGTAACAGTGTATCTGCTTGATACCGGCATCTATCTCAATCACTGGGAGTTTGGCGGGCGGGCCGCGATTGCCTATGATGTGCTTGGCACGCCTAATCCGGGCGGCGATTGCAATGGTAACGGCACCTATCAGGCGGGCGTGATCGGCAGCGGAAACTATGGCGTCGCCAAGGGCGTCCAGTTGCGCGCCGTGCGGGTGCTGGATTGCAACGGCGCAGGCACGATCTCCGGCGTGATCGCGGGCATGAACTGGATCGCCGCGAACGCGGTGTCTCCAGCCGTGGTCAATGTGACGCTGGGTATGGGCGGCGTCAATTTGAGCGTGAACAACGCGACAACCAACATGGTCAACGCCGGTCGCACGGTGGTCGTGTCGGCGGGCAGCAGCAACGCAGATGCGTGTAACTACTCGCCTGCCAGCGCGTCCGGCGTCCTGACGATCGCCGCGTCGCTCAGCAACGATAATCGGGCGTCCTTCTCGAACTACGGCCCATGCGTCGAGCTGTACGCGCCTGGCGGCAGCATTACCACCACCTCGAACACCGGCGGCACGAACACCATCAGCGGTACGTCGCTGGCCGCGTCGCACACATCGGGCGTCGCAGCGCTGTATCTGGCCTATAATCCCGCCGCAACGCCCGCGATGGTGAATAACTGGATCATCAGCAACGCCACGCCGGGCGTGATCATCGGCAACCCGCCGAACACGCCGAACCGGCTGCTGTTTAAATCGAATCTGTAG
- a CDS encoding electron transfer flavoprotein subunit beta/FixA family protein, whose product MHAVVFIKQVPQQNSVKITADKHIDASGIEPIISLFDEYALEEGLLQVEKSGGKVTVITIGGEESIDSLRKALAMGADQAILINDPALADIGSLGAAKVAAAAVKKLGDADVIFCGKQSTDDETAVFGPALARYLGIPVLSYVYKVLELDASARRVVADRALETTVETVEASLPAVLTTVKDLNQPRYPSLLKIKKAQKADIPRYTLADLGISSGDLTPKVSYLDRVPPPPRPRGTMIEGGSAQEKAQKLVEALVNGQVI is encoded by the coding sequence ATGCACGCAGTTGTGTTCATCAAACAAGTTCCGCAGCAGAACAGCGTCAAGATCACTGCGGACAAACATATCGACGCATCGGGCATCGAGCCGATCATCAGCCTGTTCGACGAGTACGCGCTCGAAGAGGGGCTGCTTCAGGTGGAAAAGAGTGGCGGCAAGGTGACGGTGATCACCATCGGCGGCGAGGAGAGCATCGACTCGCTGCGCAAGGCGCTGGCGATGGGTGCCGATCAGGCGATCCTGATCAACGATCCGGCGCTGGCCGACATCGGCTCGCTGGGCGCGGCCAAGGTTGCGGCGGCGGCGGTTAAGAAGCTGGGCGATGCCGACGTGATCTTCTGCGGCAAGCAATCCACCGACGACGAGACGGCGGTCTTCGGCCCGGCGCTGGCGCGCTACCTCGGCATTCCGGTGCTGAGCTACGTTTATAAGGTCCTCGAGCTTGACGCGAGCGCCAGGCGTGTCGTCGCCGACCGCGCGCTTGAGACGACGGTCGAGACGGTCGAGGCCAGCCTTCCGGCGGTGCTGACGACGGTCAAGGATCTGAATCAGCCGCGCTATCCTTCGCTGCTCAAGATCAAGAAGGCGCAGAAGGCCGACATTCCGCGCTACACGCTGGCCGATCTCGGCATCTCAAGCGGCGACCTCACGCCGAAGGTTTCCTACCTGGATCGCGTGCCGCCGCCGCCACGGCCCAGGGGCACGATGATCGAGGGTGGCTCGGCGCAGGAAAAAGCGCAGAAGTTGGTCGAGGCGCTGGTAAACGGTCAGGTAATCTAA